A portion of the Pangasianodon hypophthalmus isolate fPanHyp1 chromosome 20, fPanHyp1.pri, whole genome shotgun sequence genome contains these proteins:
- the psma5 gene encoding proteasome subunit alpha type-5, producing the protein MFLTRSEYDRGVNTFSPEGRLFQVEYAIEAIKLGSTAIGIQTSEGVCLAVEKRITSSLMEPSSIEKIVEIDAHIGCAMSGLIADAKTLIDKARVETQNHWFTYNETMTVESVTQAVSNLALQFGEEDADPGAMSRPFGVALLFGGVDEKGPQLYHMDPSGTFVQCDARAIGSASEGAQSSLQEVYHKSMTLKEAIKSSLTILKQVMEEKLNATNIELATIEPNKTFHMYTKEELEDVIKDI; encoded by the exons ATGTTCCTGACAAGATCAGAATATGACAG GGGTGTGAACACTTTCTCTCCAGAAGGAAGACTTTTTCAAGTGGAGTATGCCATCGAAGCTATCAAG TTGGGCTCGACAGCCATCGGCATTCAGACGTCAGAAGGAGTGTGTCTCGCTGTGGAGAAGAGAATCACCTCTTCCCTGATGGAGCCCAGCAGCATCGAGAAGATCGTAGAGATCGACGCTCACATCG GTTGCGCTATGAGTGGCTTGATCGCTGATGCTAAAACACTTATTGACAAAGCGAGAGTGGAAACACAG AATCACTGGTTCACCTACAACGAGACGATGACGGTAGAGAGCGTGACGCAGGCCGTGTCGAACCTGGCTCTGCAGTTCGGAGAGGAGGACGCAGACCCCGGCGCCATG AGCCGTCCCTTTGGAGTTGCCTTACTCTTTGGAGGTGTGGATGAAAAGGGACCCCAGCT gtACCACATGGACCCGTCGGGGACGTTCGTGCAGTGCGATGCCAGGGCGATCGGGTCAGCATCCGAGGGCGCCCAGAGCTCTCTGCAGGAAGTCTACCACAAG TCCATGACGTTAAAAGAAGCCATTAAGTCTTCCCTCACCATCCTGAAGCAGGTTATGGAGGAGAAGCTGAACGCTACTAACATCGAG CTGGCTACAATAGAGCCCAACAAGACGTTCCACATGTACACAAAAGAGGAGCTGGAGGACGTCATCAAGGACATCTAG